CAGCGCCTCGCCTTCGCCTTCCTGCAGGTAGCGGGTGCGCAGACGGTCGTAGTCGCGGCCGGCCTTGCCCATCTTCTTGACCGCGGCCTTCGCGTTCTCCTCGAAGTTGGGTTCGCGACCGTACAGGTGGTTGAAGCGGCGCGCGACTTCGCGCGTCAGTTCGATGTGCGGCACCTGGTCTTCGCCGACCGGCACGCGGCCGGCGCGGTAGATCAGGATGTCGGCCGCCTGCAACAGCGGGTAGCCGAGGAAGCCGTAGGTGCCGAGGTCCTTGTGCGACAGCTTGTCGATCTGGTCCTTGTAGGTCGGCACGCGTTCGAGCCAGCCCAGCGGCGTCATCATCGACAGCGCGAGGTGCAGTTCGGCGTGCTGCGGCACTTTCGACTGCACGAAGATAGTCGCCTTCTCCGGGTCGACGCCGGCGGCCAGCCAGTCGATCACCATGTCCCAGACGCTCTTGCCGATGATGGCGACGTCGTCGTAGCTAGTGGTCAGCGCGTGCCAGTCGGCGACCATGAAGTAGCAGTCGTGGGTGTGCTGCATCGCCACCCAGTTCTTGATCACGCCGTGGTAGTGCCCGAGGTGAAGCTTGCCGGTCGGGCGCATGCCGGAGAGTACGCGGTCTGCGGACATGTAACGATTTCTGAGAAATTAGAGGAAAAATTGCAAGAGATCATACATCAGGTTGATCAGCGGCCGCAGGACGGCCGACAGCAAACCGGTGACGATCAGGCCGATCAGGATCCACATGCCGTAAGGCTCGAGCCGCGAGTAGCGGTAGGCGACACCCGGCGGCAACAGGCTCTCTACGATGCGCCCGCCGTCGAGCGGCAGGATCGGCAAGAGGTTGAGCACCATCAGCGAGATGTTGATCGAGACGCCGATCTGGCTCATCAGCCGCAACGGTTCGCTGAAGTAGGAATCGGTGCTGACCGCCAGTTTGAACAGCAGCGCCCAGCCTATCATCATGCCGAAGTTGGCCAGCGGGCCGGCGGCGGCGACCCAGCGCGAATGCTGGCGCGGCTTGCGCAAGGCGCCGAAGTTGACCGGCACCGGCTTGGCCCAGCCGAACAGGAAGCCGCCTATCATCAGCGTCACGATCGGCAACAGCACGGTGCCGATCGGGTCGATGTGTTTCAGCGGATTCAAGGTCATGCGGCCGAGCATGTAAGCGGTCGCGTCGCCGAAGCGTTTCGCGGCGTAGGCGTGCGCCGCTTCGTGCAGGGTAATCGCCAGGAGCACCGGCAAGGCGGCGACGGCGATCTGCTGGATCAGGGAGGTGTCGTTCATTCGTTGTCTTTAAAACGGCGGAAGAATCGGTAAGACGTCGCGGCGGCGCCGAAGTGCCTTAGCCGGACATGAGAAAGCTCAGAAGCCGAAGCGCGCCGGGTCGCCCTTGCCGCGGCGCACCAGTTCGACGCCGTCGGTCATGTCGATCACGGTGGTCGGCTCGAGACCGCACCAGCCGCCGTCGATCACCAGGTCGACGCTGCGCTCGAGCCGGTCGCGGATCTCGTACGGGTCGGTCAGGGGTTCGCTGTCCCCGGGCAGCAGCAGCGTGCACGACAGGATCGGCTCGCCAAGCTCGGCCAACAGCGCGAGCGCGACCGGGTTCTCCGGCACCCTGAGGCCGATGGTAGAGCGTTTCGGGTTCAGCGTGCGGCGCGGCACCTCGCGCGTCGCCTCCAGGATGAAGGTGTAGCTGCCCGGCGTGGCGGCCTTCAGCAGGCGGAACTGGCGGTTGTCGACCTTCGCGTAGGTCGACAGCTCGGACAGGTCGGCGCACACCAGCGTCAGATGGTGCTTGAGATCGAGCTGGCGCACCGCGAGCAGGCGCTCCATCGCCGCCTTGTCGCCGAGCGCGCAGCCGAGCGCGTAGCAGGAGTCGGTCGGGTAGACGATCAGCCCGCCGTCCTTGACGATTTTTACCGCTTCCCGGATCAGCCGCAGTTGCGGGTTGTCCGGGTGGATCATGAAGAATTGGGCCATGTTCTCAGGGGTTGTTGTCTTCCAGCTTGGCCGAGGCCTCGCCAAAGCGCGACCACACCGGCTTGCAGATCGGCGGCAAGGGCTGGGTCAGGCCGACGTCGCGCGCGCCCTCGCCCGGCGCGTGAAAGTCGCTGCCGGCGCTGGCCAACAGGCCGAAGCGCTCGGCGAGCAGCGCGTACTTGTGCGTCTCATCCAGGCTGTGGCTGCCGCTGACCACCTCGATCGCCTCGCCGCCGGCGGCGATGAAGTCTTCGAGCAGGCGTTCGGTCAGCGTGCGGCCGAGGTCGTAGCGCCCGGGGTGCGCGATCACCGCGACCCCGCCCGAGTCGCGGATCCAGCCGACCGCGTCGGTCAGCGGCGCCCATTCGTGCGGCACGTAGCCGGGCTTGCCCGGCGTCAGGTATTTGCGGAACACGGTGCGCACGTCCTTCACGTGGCCACTGGCTACCAGCCAGCGCGCGAAATGGGTGCGCCCTATCATCTCGGGATTGCCGCAATGCGCCATCGCGCCGTCGAACGCGCCTTCGATGCCGACCTTGGCGAGGCCGTCGGCCATGTCGCGCGCGCGCTGCACGCGACCGTCGCGGATCGACTGCAGGCCGGCGACGATAGACGGGTGGGCCGGGTCGATATTCAGGCCGACGATGTGCAAGGTGTGCTTGCCCCAGGTGACTGAGACCTCGACGCCATCGACGAAGGCGACGCCCTTTTCTTCGGCTACCGCGCGCGCGATGGCGAGCCCGGCGGTGCAGTCGTGGTCGGTCAGCGCGACGAGCTTCGCGCCGCGCTCGGCGGCGCGCGCGATCACGTCGGCCGGGGCGAGCCCGCCGTCCGACGCGGTCGAGTGAAAGTGCAGGTCGACCGGCGTCATGCTGATTTCACCCTGGCCGCTTCGCGCGCCTGCCAGGCTGCGAGTTTGGCGCGGTACTCGGTCAACTGTTCCTGATACAGGTCCCACACGCACGGCTCGCAGCCCGAACCGCAGCACAGGTCGTCGCTGGGCGCCTCGGGCGCTTCCGGCATCGGGTCGAAATCGTCGTCCAGATCAGGCATCGGCCGCGACCACCTGGATCGAGAAGCCCGCGCCGCTCACCGTCTGGCCCGGGCGAATCTTGCACGTCTTACGCAATTCCTGCTGGCCGTCGACCGAGATCTCGCCGGCCGCGACCAGCTGCTTGCCGGCGCCGCCGGAGTCAACCACGCCGACCACTTTCAACAGGTCGCACAGCGCGATGTAGTCGTTCTTGAGGGCAAAGGTTTCGTTCATGTTTTCACAACCAGACTGAATAGCCCTGTGGGGCGCCTGTGGACAGGTGCCGCAAGGCCTTGATGAGGAATCTCTTTTTTCGACCGCCCGTTTTTTAGGCAGTTCGACGCATTTGTTCACAACGCCTTGGGACAGCGGTGTGCATCGCCTGTGGGTAAGGCAATCAAGCCTTTGATTTAACTGAAAAAAGCCACCGGCGATTAAAAATTAGGCAAGTCGCGCGGCTCGCAAGGCCTGCCATGCGGCGTCGACCCGCGCTTGGTCCAGGCCACCGATTTCCGCCGACGCCACACCGGCAGCGGTGAGTTTCGCGCGGTAGCGCGCGAACAGCATGTCGCGCTCGTCGG
This DNA window, taken from Crenobacter cavernae, encodes the following:
- a CDS encoding tryptophan--tRNA ligase; amino-acid sequence: MSADRVLSGMRPTGKLHLGHYHGVIKNWVAMQHTHDCYFMVADWHALTTSYDDVAIIGKSVWDMVIDWLAAGVDPEKATIFVQSKVPQHAELHLALSMMTPLGWLERVPTYKDQIDKLSHKDLGTYGFLGYPLLQAADILIYRAGRVPVGEDQVPHIELTREVARRFNHLYGREPNFEENAKAAVKKMGKAGRDYDRLRTRYLQEGEGEALMAAREILAASQNVSHADRERLAGYLENKGKTILPEPEAMLAEASKMPGLDGHKMSKSYGNTIALREDPADVTKKIRAMPTDPARVRRTDPGDPSRCPVFQLHRVYSSAETREWVQAGCTTAGIGCLDCKQPVIDGVLREQQPMFERAQAYLDKPALVRDVVVAGCERAEKVARATMDEVRDAMGLGLGF
- a CDS encoding site-2 protease family protein, whose amino-acid sequence is MNDTSLIQQIAVAALPVLLAITLHEAAHAYAAKRFGDATAYMLGRMTLNPLKHIDPIGTVLLPIVTLMIGGFLFGWAKPVPVNFGALRKPRQHSRWVAAAGPLANFGMMIGWALLFKLAVSTDSYFSEPLRLMSQIGVSINISLMVLNLLPILPLDGGRIVESLLPPGVAYRYSRLEPYGMWILIGLIVTGLLSAVLRPLINLMYDLLQFFL
- a CDS encoding L-threonylcarbamoyladenylate synthase → MAQFFMIHPDNPQLRLIREAVKIVKDGGLIVYPTDSCYALGCALGDKAAMERLLAVRQLDLKHHLTLVCADLSELSTYAKVDNRQFRLLKAATPGSYTFILEATREVPRRTLNPKRSTIGLRVPENPVALALLAELGEPILSCTLLLPGDSEPLTDPYEIRDRLERSVDLVIDGGWCGLEPTTVIDMTDGVELVRRGKGDPARFGF
- a CDS encoding 3',5'-nucleoside bisphosphate phosphatase, with translation MTPVDLHFHSTASDGGLAPADVIARAAERGAKLVALTDHDCTAGLAIARAVAEEKGVAFVDGVEVSVTWGKHTLHIVGLNIDPAHPSIVAGLQSIRDGRVQRARDMADGLAKVGIEGAFDGAMAHCGNPEMIGRTHFARWLVASGHVKDVRTVFRKYLTPGKPGYVPHEWAPLTDAVGWIRDSGGVAVIAHPGRYDLGRTLTERLLEDFIAAGGEAIEVVSGSHSLDETHKYALLAERFGLLASAGSDFHAPGEGARDVGLTQPLPPICKPVWSRFGEASAKLEDNNP
- a CDS encoding oxidoreductase-like domain-containing protein — protein: MPDLDDDFDPMPEAPEAPSDDLCCGSGCEPCVWDLYQEQLTEYRAKLAAWQAREAARVKSA
- a CDS encoding RNA-binding S4 domain-containing protein, with the protein product MNETFALKNDYIALCDLLKVVGVVDSGGAGKQLVAAGEISVDGQQELRKTCKIRPGQTVSGAGFSIQVVAADA